In the genome of Dyadobacter fermentans DSM 18053, the window GAGCACATATTCGGATTTCTTGCTGATGTACGCCGGTGGAATGCCCGTATCGGTCGCTTTATCATTGTACCGGAGGAGCGATTTGGCGGCGATCAGGAAGCCGATGGCTGAATATTGGTTTACTAATACAAAAACAAAAATGAGCAGACGCTCAGACATACCTATCCAACGGCCGGCATTGGCGAGGTTATCGTCGGCGTCCGGGGCCAGTTTGCTGAGTTCTTCCCGCCAGGGCCTGGTGAGGATACCAACCAGAAACGACACCGGAGACAGCGAAAGCAGCGCACCGGACACCGTTGCAAGGGTTTTGGGAGTGTTGATCCACGTAATAAATGACTGAAAACCAATGGGAATGCTGCTTGTCAGAATCACTGCAGTGAGCGCAATTGTGGCCAGGTGAGCAGCCTGGTCGGCGATGAACCATGTAAGCGAGCCCTTTTTGTCGAATGAGATTTTAACAAGGTCGATTACCCCGTGGGCAATGCCCAGCAAAATCGCCGGAAGCGGGTTTTTCCACTGATGCAGGGCAATATACGACACGATGATGACCAGCAATGTATGGAAATACAGGTAGCGCGACTTGTACTTTTTCTCTTTTTTGTCGGTTACCCAGCGGGTCGGCTGCCAGTAGAAATCTACGAGAATATGGGCCAGAAGCAGCAGCAAAAATTCTTTCATTGCAGGTTAGCGTTTGGTGTATAGTGATAACTGCTGCGGAAAGGTAGCAAGAAAACTTTCAATTGCCCACCACCGGGAAGCCGCAATGCGCTGGCTCGCTGCCGGTTGACTGATGGAAAGCATGTCGGCGATTTGAGTTACATTTTTGCCTTGCAGCAGGGCTTCAATCACCTGGCTTTGGGCCACGGTCCAGCTATCGATGACCGTTTCCAGCAGATCCAACGTGGCCGACAGCGGTTCCGAGGGCCTGGGCAGCGCAATGCCGATCCTGGCTTTCTGCCGGCGCATCGTATCAGCCAGGTGCCCCGATAACCTGAACGCCTCGCCATCGGAAGTCCCGGGGCGGTCGGTGAGCTGTTCGGTTTTGCCGATTCCGATGGCTATGCGCAGGTCGGCGGCGGGAGCCTGCTTGCGCATGGATGCGCGGGCGAGGATGGCAACGCGCATGGCTTCTTCCGGGTTTTTCAGCACGGCCTGGAAGCTGTCGCCACGGTATATTTCAGGCGCGAGCGTCCATTTAAAAGTCTGGTTCTGATGTAGAATGGCGAGCATTTCTTCCAGCCACAAAGTTGTTTCCTCGCGTGAAAACTGGGTATAGTTCACCATATCTGCGGTGATAACGGCCTGGAACGTCTTCATGAGTATAAGGCTTTTTGCTTATATATCACAAATATAAGCTAAAAACCTTATATCAGGCAGATATAAGGTAAAAACCTTATGCATTTTCCAGATAAGCCTTTGCCAAATGGGTCCATTCATCTTTCAAACTGCCCTTAAAAACCTCTGCTCCGGCACGTCTGTACCAATATCCGGCATTGAACGTGTCACCTTCGACGCGGTGGAGGTAGGCATGCAAACGGTCGTAAGAGCGCGTTCCTTCCTTGCTTTGTGCGATGTTGTGAGCCGCTTCCCAATCGCCTTTGGCGTCGTGCCAAAGTGCTTCCAGAAGCACTGGAAGGCCATTTGGAGGCGTGGGGAGTGTGAGTGTTTCCTGGAATTGTTCGAATGACATGGTGAGTGGATAATGATGGATGACGGAAAAAACCGGTTGCAAGATGCTAATATTTCGAAACAACATGAAAATTCTGCGGGCTAATTGTAACCTGGCCCGAAACGTGCCCCTGAGCCCTGATTTACCGATTTTACTTGTATATTGTACGGTATAATTGAAATCCCAAATCCATTTATGTTTAAAAAATTATCAACGATATTAGGCTGCACAACCCTGGCGATTTACTGCCATGCGCAGGAAACCTTCCCCCGCAACGGTGCCTACGATGAAAGAACCGGCCGGTACGCTTTCACCAATGCCACGATCGTAGCCGACCCGAAAACCACGATAGAAAACGCAACCATGCTGATCGAAAACGGGGTGATCCGTGAAACGGGCAAGCAGGTGAAAATCCCCGCCGGAACGGTTGCCATTGATTTGAAAGGCAAATTTATCTACGCTTCGCTCATCGAACTGGATTCCGATTATGGAATGCCGGAGGTGAAAAGAGCCCAAGGCGGAGGCGGGCGGCAAACCCCTCAGCTGGAATCGAACAAGAAAGGCGCCTTTGGCTGGAACCAGGCCATCCAGCCCGAAACGGATGCGAGTATCCTCTTTACACCCGATGATAGAAAGGCAGGCGACCTGCGTAAAATCGGCTTCGGCACGGTGCTGGTGCATGCGCACGACGGTATCGTGCGCGGGAACGGCGCACTCGTAACCCTCACCGACGAGCCCGCCAACAAGGCCATGCTGAACAGCCGGGCATCGGCCCACTTTTCGTTCAGCAAGGGAAGTTCCTCGCAAACCTACCCGTCGTCGGGTATGGGCGTAGTGGCGCTGCTGCGGCAGAACTATTACGATGGTGACTGGTACGCGAAAGGGGGAGATAATAAGGAAACCAACCTGTCGCTGGAAGCATTCAACCGGATTAAAGGATTGCCTTCTTTTTTCGAAGCGAATGATAAATACAGCGTTTTGCGGGCCGATAAAATCGGTGATGAATTTGGCATTCAATACATTATCCGCGGAGGAGGCGATGAATATCAGCGCATCCGGGAAATCCGCGAGAGCAAGGCTACATTGCTACTGCCGCTCGTTTTCCCGGACGCCTACGACGTTTCAGACCCGTGGGACGCGGAGATGGTGACCATGAGCCAGCTCAAACACTGGGAACTTGCGCCGGCCAATGCGTCGGAAGTGGCGAAGGCCGATATTCCGTTCGCTTTCACGGCCTCGGGCCTCCGAAACAAAGCGGATTTCTGGAAAAACCTGCGCACGGCCATTGAATACGGCTTGCCGAAGGAAAAGGCATTGGCGGCATTGACCACCCTTCCGGCCTCGCTCATCAAGGCGGACAAACAGATCGGCAGCCTCAAACCCGGCATGCTGGCCAATTTCATCATCACATCCGGCGACCTGTTTTCGAAGGATAATGTGATTTATGAAAACTGGGTCCAAGGCAAGAAATTCGTTCTCACGGCACTGGATGCGCCCGATATCAGAGGCAGCTACTCGTTATCGCTGAATAACCAGCCTGCCGGAAAATTGCAGATCACAGGCTCGCCGGAAAAGCCGGAGTACAAAATCGTTATCAGTGACTCGGTGCAAATCACGCCCAAAGCGATACTTTCCAACGCATTACTCACCTTGACCTACCAGCAGGACAAAAAAACTGGCGGGACGACCCGTCTGACGGGCTGGCTGAGCGGCAGCGGGTTTGCCGGGGAAGGCGTGCTGCCCAATGGAACCGTGATCCCATGGAGCGCGGCACTCACCGAAAAGTACCGGGCCATAGCAGCAGCCGATACGACCAAACCTAAAACCCGGGAAAATGGCCCGATCGTTTATCCATTCGTGGGCTATGGCAATGAAACATTGCCTGCCCGGGAAACCATCCTGATTAAAAACGCGACGATCTGGACAAACGAAAAGGAAGGTATTCTTCAAAATGCGGATGTGATCGTTCAAAACGGGACGATTACCAAGGTAGGGAAAGGGTTGGCTGCTCCCTCCGGCGCCAGGACGGTCGATGGAACGGGTAAGCACCTGACCAGCGGAATCATCGACGAGCATTCGCATATCGCACTTTTCAGTATCAATGAAGGCGGCCAGACGAGCTCGGCGGAAGTGCGTATGAGCGATGTGATCAATCCCGACGATATCAATATTTATCGCCAGCTGGCAGGCGGCGTTACGGCCTCGCATTTGCTCCACGGCTCGGCGAACTCCATTGGTGGCCAGAGCGCTATGATCAAGCTGAAATGGGGTGCCAGCCAGTCGGAAATGCTGATGCCTGGCGTGAAAACGATCAAGTTTGCATTGGGCGAGAACGTGAAGCAGTCGAACTGGGGCGATGTGCAGCGCGTGCGCTTCCCGCAGACGCGCATGGGCGTGGAGCAGGTTTATTTCGACCATTTTCTGCGTGCGAAAGAATACGCGGCAAGCTGGAAAAGCTACAATGCGAATGCTAAAAAGCAGAATGCGACCGCGCCTCGCCGCGATATCGAGCTCGATGCGCTGGCTGAGATCCTGGGCAACGAGCGGTTCATCACCTGCCACTCTTATGTGCAGTCGGAAATTAACATGCTGATGCACGTGGCGGATTCCCTGAAATTCAAAATCAATACATTTACGCACATCCTGGAAGGCTACAAGCTGGCCGATGGCATGCAGAAACGCGGCATCGGCGGCTCCACGTTCGCCGACTGGTGGGCATATAAAATGGAAGTGAAAGAGGCGATCCCGTATAATGCCGCACTCATGTATCACGAAGGTGTTACCGTGGCCATCAACTCCGACGACGCCGAAATGGCCCGCCGGCTCAACCAGGAAGCAGCCAAGACCGTCGAATATGGCGGCGTGCCGGAAGAGGAAGCGTGGAAAATGGTGACACTCAATCCCGCCAAACTGCTCCACGTCGACGATCGCATGGGCAGCGTGAAAGTGGGTAAAGATGCAGACCTGGTGCTTTGGAATGCCAGCCCGCTGTCGGTGTATGCAAGGCCTGAATTCACCATGATCGAAGGCACCATTTATTTTGACCGTAAGAAGGATGAGGAGAAACAGAAACTGATCGCCACCGAACGCGAAAGGCTGATCCAGAAAATGCTGGGCGAAAAGGCCGAAGGCAAGCCGACGCAAAAGCCGGAAGCGACCAAGCCCCACATGTGGCATTGCGAGGATGTTGTCGGCATCCACGCGGAACACGCGGAGGTGGGTAAGTAATACTGTTTCAATAGATTCAATTTGATATTCATGAAAAAATATACATTGATTGCCTGCCTGCTTTTTGGACTGTCGGCAGGATCGCAGGCGCAAAACCCGGCACCTGCCAAACCGCAGGCAAAGCCGATCGTCCTCACCGGCGCAACCATTCATGTCGGGAACGGGAAGGTGATCCCGAACGGAGCCATTGCATTCGACAAGGGCATTATCACGCAGGTAGGGCCTGCCGGTTCGGTAAGCGCACCGGCAGGGGCCGAAACGATAGACGTGAAAGGAAAGCACGTTTATCCCGGCCTCATCTCCCTCAACACAACCGTCGGTTTACAGGAAATTGCTTCGGTAAGGGCCACGCTGGACTACCAGGAAGTGGGTGAGATCAATCCGCACGTGCGCGCAATTGTGGCTTATAATACCGATTCCGAAGTGATTCCTACCTTGCGGGGCAACGGTATTCTATTGTCGCAATCGGTTCCGCAGGGCGGCGCGATTTCCGGGTCGTCATCGGTGTTTTACAGCGATGGCTGGAACTGGGAAGATGCCGTCCTAAAAAAGGACGACGGAATATGGCTAAGCTGGCCACCTTTTCTCGCGGGAAAGTTTGATAACGAGACATTTACCTACGCGATCAAACGGAACGAAAAGCGCCAGGAAACGATCGACCTCTTCAAAAAGACATTTGCAGAAGCAAAAGCCTACTCGGAAATCGCGAACCCAAGCCCGGTGAACCTGCGCCTTGCTGCGATGAAGCCGCTTTTTGAAGGAACAGCAAACCTCTACATCCGCGCCGATTACGCCAAGGATATCATCGAATCCGTGCGTTTTGCGAAGGAAGCAGGCGTGAAGAAAATCGTCATCGCAGGCGGTAACGAGGCCCACAAGGTGACTTCCTTCCTGAAAGAGCACCAGATTCCGGTGATCATCAACACCACACACCGGCTTCCCGACGGCGCCGACGAAAATGTATACCTGCCCTACGAGCTGCCGGGAATACTGCACAAAGCCGGTGTGATAGTAGCGATCACGTACGCCGACGAATGGTGGCGCACGCGTAACCTCGGTTTTCTGGCAGGCACCGCATCCGGTTTCAGCGACGTAGCGCCTGAGGATGCATTGCAATTTGTAACCCGCAACGCTGCCGACATCATCGGGGCCGGACAGCAGGTAGGCACGCTCGAAAAAGGAAAACAAGCCTCATTGCTCGTTTCCGACGGCGACATCCTCGACATGCGCGGAAACGTGGTACAAATGGCCTTCATCCGCGGCGGGAAAGTGAATCTGGATGACAAACAGAAACGGCTTTACGAGAAGTATAAGGAGAAGTACGGGAAGAAGTGATTCCTATGCACGGTTAAAATAAAAGGCATCCATCAACAAATCGATGGATGCCCTTTGCGTTGATATGACTGTCAAACCAGGTAAATCCCGTCTTCCTCAATCCGGATAATGCCTTGCTTGTACAAGCCGCCGATGGCTTTTTTGAAGACTTTTTTGCTGATTTTCAGGCGGGTGTATATTTCTTCGGGGGAGGAGTTGTCGGATAGGTTCAGGAAGCCGCTGCCTTTTTTGACTTCTTCCAGGATTTGCTTTGATACCGGTTCTACCACCTCGTAGCCAGCTTTTTGCAGGCTGATATCGAGCTTGTTTTCTTCGCGGATCTTTTTAACATACCCTTTGATCGAATCGCCTATTTGTAATGGTTGAAACACTTCATTGGCATAAATAAGGCCCTTGTGATATTGGTTTACGACCACATTGTAACCCAGGTCGGTTTTTTGCCAAACGAGCAGATTTACTTCCTCGCCCTCCTGCACCGTCAGTCGTTCGTTTTCCAGGAATTTATCGATTTTGGCGGAGGCTAGCAGGCGCTGCGATTTCTGGTCGAGATAGAGGAATACGACGTGCCATTCGCCTATTTCCATCGGCTGGGGTTGCTCGCGGAAGGGCACGAAAAGGTCCTTGATGAGGCCCCAATCGAGGAATGCGCCGTATTCGGAAACATCCTTCACTTCCAGGAATGCAAACTCGTTGCGGATGATTTTCGGCGTTTGCGTAGTCGCTACCGGCCGATCCTCGGAATCGAGGTAGACGAATACCTTGATCTGGTCGCCGACCTGCATGTCGTCGGTGATGTATTGATTTGGAAGAAGCACTTCTTCACCTTCCACATCGCTCAGGAACATTCCTACGCTGGTGACCCGCTCGATGGTCAGGTAATTGTATTTTCCGATAAATAGCATTATTCAAATAACGAGGTTTGCCGGCAAAGGTAGCGCTTTAAAGCCGTATTTACTCTTCATCACCCATTTCGCCGCCCTTTTCAAAGTTCTGCTTTTCCTTCGAGCGGTTCAGGCGGTATGAAAATGTCAGCAGAAACTGTCGTGGCCGCCATTGGAATACCGAATAGGAGTAATAGCCTGCATTCTCGGTTATGCTGCGTCGTTTTTGTGAATTGAGTAAATCGCGGACGCTCGCCGTGAGGGTGCCGCGGCCTTTGAGGATATCTTTGGATAAACCGAGGTCGATAAAGTAAATGGACAGGTCTTTTCCCTGCGTGGTACGCCTCGGCGCGCGGTAGTTGAACGACGTCTGGAAGTCAACAGACCCGAACAATGTGACACGCGACGATAACCGGCTCGTCCAGGAATAAGTGTCGCTCGAATACAGCCTGTCGTTATAATAACCCTCGTTCATCGCCCTGAAAATATTCGCATTGGCCGTCAGTTTCCACCACGGTGCAGGGTCATAAGTGAGGTTGAATTCAAATCCGTACGAATCGCCTGTGGCGAGGTTAATGGGGGTGATGGTGGTGAAACCGGTAGAGTCGACCGAAGTAATGTTCTCCACCACACCCAGCCTGCGGCGGTAGTAAATGCTGGAAAGCAATGTCCCCTTTTCCATATTAATCAAATGCCCTGCCTCGAATGAATGCGTGAACTCGGGGTTCAGCAGCGGGTTACCGGCGCGGAAAACGCGGGAATCGCTAAAATTTGAGAATGGGAGCAGATCGCGGAAGCTCGGGCGGCTCAGGCGGTAGCTGTAACTGAGCTGCAAAGTTTGCGCGTCTTGCAGCTTGTAGGATAAGTGAATGCTTGGGAAGAGGTTGAAATACCGGCGGTGATTGGTCTCACCGGTCTTTTTCAGTTCGGTCAGGATGTCGGAGTATTCTCCGCGCAAGCCGGCCTGCACAAATACTTTTCCGAACTGGTTGCTGGCCATCAGGTAGGCCGCGTGGATTTTCTCGTCATAGGCCAGCCGGTTGTCGAAGTCCGGAAGGATTACCCAGTAATTGGACTCCTGCTCCTGGTGCACCGAAAAATCATTGTCCAGCAGCCTGATGGAGGTTTTTAACCCGGCTTCCACCTTGCCGTCCTTGCCAAACGGGTGAATGTAATCCAACTGGGCGAGGAAGTTCTTCTCATCTTCGGTGTTGTACGATCGCTGGCGGATATCAACCGAATTGTTGTTAGCCACCTCACGGAACCGCGATGCCTCCGTTTCGTCGCTCAGAATGTATTTCGCGTCGAAAGTCAGGCTTTGCCCTTTTCTCTCAAACGTCTTTACGTAATTGAACGCCGCCTCGATGTTCGTCCGCGGTTCGGTTTCATTCTCCGTACGTGTGACGGTGCGGGTGAGTAGGTTGTTCATGTCAAAGTCGCGGTATTCGAGCTGCGACTTGTTGTCGTTTTGCGAGCGGCGGTAGGAGAGGGTGGCCGTGATGGTGTTGTAGTTGTTCAGGAAATAATCGAGGCCTACGCGGACGTTGTTGGAGTAGCCGGCGCGGTTGCGGCGGTTGGTTTGCTCATACACGAAGCTGGTGTCGGCGCTGTTGTATTCCTGCCTGGAATGTCCCCGGCCAGGGCCGTCGCGGTACATCCAGCCGTAATTTGCGATCAGGTTCACCTTCTTTCTGCGGTAGTTCACATTGAACGACGCCCCGAAGTTGGAAGGATAGCCGGCCGTTCCCGTAAATGTCCCGTTTAGCCCATAGCGGATATTTTTTTTCATGACAATATTCAAGATCCCCACTTCCCCCTCGGCGTCGTAGCGCGACGACGGGTTGGTGATGATCTCCACGCTTTCTATCAGATCCGCCGGAATTTGCCGCAGCGCCTCGGCCGGGTTGAGCCCGACCATACCCGACTGCTTGCCGTCTATCAGAATGCGGACATTCCCGCTTCCGCGTAATGCCACGTTACCTTCCACATCCACGGTCACCGACGGCATATTGTTGAGGATATCCGACGCATTGCCTCCAATATTCGCAAGGTCTTTGCCTACATTAAAAACCCGTTTATCGAGTTGAAGGTCCATCTGGCTTTTTTCGCCCTGCACCACGAGCTCTTCCAGCACGCGGGCGTTGGAGGTAAGGGTGATCGTGCCTAGGGCCACGGGCTGCGCCGCCACGCGGATGTTAGGGACGATTTTTTCGTCCATAGCCAGAAAGGTAATTTTGAGCAGGTAGCTGCCCGGCTCGGCAGGAATGTTGAAAAGACCGTTTTCATCGGCGGTGCCGCCGCCGATCAATGCGGAATCACGCGCTGCGAGGAGCGCGACATTGGCAAAGGGGACCGGTTTTTTGTCCGAATCTTCAAGCTTACCGGTAATGGGGTAGGTGTGTGCAGGTTCATCCTGCGCCAGGAGCTGAAAGCCTGGTAATGCGAGGAATGAAACGATCAGCAATAGTTTCTTCATGACGGCGGTGGCCATAGCGCCCGGCATTGCCCGGCAATATGTTAGGTTGAAGGTGAGCCCGTTAGATTGAAAAGCCGCCCGAAGGTTTAATGGCTTTTTAATCTTCATGAAAAAAAATTGCGTGCCAGCTCCGGCTAGGGTTACGGAATGTGTATCTGACTCATTTCCTGTGCTTTTTGGAGCGTTTCCATGCTGCCGATGTCGATCCAGTACCCCGAGTCCTGGGGCACACCCGCGACATGCAATCCCGCATGCATCGCCGACTCGATCAGCTGCCAGCCTTCGTAGGCAATGCGTTTCGGGAGGAGGTTCAATACCTTTTGGTTGAAAATATAAACACCTGCATTTACCATTAAATCATACTCCGGTTTTTCGGAAAAATGGCTGATATCGCCGTTTTGGTTTATTTCTAACACGCCGTAAGGCACTTTTACGGTGTTAGGAACCGCCAGAACGGCCATATCGGCCTGGCGTGCGAAGTAGGTCGAGCAGAAGTGGTGCACGTCGAAATTGGCATACACGTCGCCGTTGATGACCAGGAAGTGCTCATGCGGCCAGCGCTGTTTGAGGGTTAATGCGCCAATGCTGCCCATCGGAATGCGCTCTTTCACGTACCGCAGCGTCACGCCCGGTTCGCAGCCGTCGCCGAGGTATTCGATCACCTGCTCAGCCAGATGTCCTACCGAAATGTGTATTTCACGGAGGCCGAATGAGGCCAGATGGTCGATCAGATGCCGGATAATGGGCTTCCCGCCCACCGGGATGAGCGATTTGTGGGTATTATCGGTGAGTGGTTTCAGCCGGGTTCCTTTGCCTCCGGCCATGATCACGACATTGACAGGCCAGTAGTTTGGTTCGATGTTCCAATGCATAGGTTTTAAAGGGAATACCTGGATTAACTAATATACCTTTTGATAGTCTTTCCGACCCGTTGTAACTGCGTGTCGGTGATGGAAGTCGAGCAGGGGAGCATCATGCCGCGCAACGAAACTTCCGACGATACGTTTTCCCGCGTAATGAACAGGTTTTGCCTGAACACGGGCAACTGATGAATGGGCGTCCATAAAGGGCGCGTCTCAATGCTTTCGGTAGCCAATGCGACGATCAGCGCGCGGCTTTCGTTCACGAGCATGGCCGAATGCCAGTGGTTGGAATCGGTGCCGGGTGTGAGCTGTTGGAACTGAACCGGTAGTCCATCGAACACCCTGCAGTAGTATTCGGCAACTTCCTTTTTCCGCCGCACAAAGCCGGGCAGCTGCTCCATCTGTGCGGCGCCCATGGCTGCGAGCGGGTTTACGAGTCGGAAATTGTAGCCAAGGGCATCGTGAATGTATTCGGTGGCGTGGCTTTTGGCCTGGGTAATGAGGTGCCTGGCCCGTTTGGCAAGCGCTTCGTCGTTAGTCAGGATGGCGCCGCCGCCGGCTGTGGTGATGATTTTGTTACTGTTGAAACTCATCGTCCCCAGCAATCCCGACGTTCCTGAATGCCTGTTGTGCCGGAACGATCCCAGCGAACATGCCGCGTCTTCCACCACATTAATTGAAAAACGCGCAGCAATATCATTGATCAGCTCCATGTCGCACACATTGCCCAGCAAATGCACCGGCACGACCGCTTTTACGCGTCGGTGGCTTTCGTTGTGGAAGCATCCGCCGGTGTTCCGGTAGGTGTGCTTTTCCAGAAAATCGAGCAGCAGTTCCGTGTCGATCAGCCAGGTAGCCGGGTGAATGTCGATCATTACCGGATCGGCGCCGAGGTATTTGACGGCATTGGCGGTTGCTACAAACGTGAGGTCGGGCACCAGTACGAGGTCGCCGCGCTCCACGCCAGCGAGCGTGAGCGCGACCTGCAATGCGCTGGTACCGTTACTGACGCCGATCGCGTGCGAAGCGCCCGTGTAGTCGGCCAATTGCTGTTCGAAGCGCTTCAAAAAGCTCCCGCCGGAAAGCCAGTTGGAATCCACGGCCTCGGCCATGTATTCTTTTTCGCGACCATTGAGGTTTGGCTCGCAGAGCGGGATGGGGCTAGACGTTTCCATAGCGCGGGTTCATCGGTTCGCTGATTACCTGTTCCCTGAAAAGCGACGCTATTTCCTGAATGCCGTTCGGAACGGTTTTGGAAATTTCGAAGCCCAGCACGCGCTTGATTTTGTCGCAGTTTACCTTGTAATCGCGCGGGTCGGTTACCACCGGATGATAGTTCACTTCCAGCGATGGTATTTCCCTGCCGATTTCGGCGGCGAGCATTTTTTTGGTGTAGTTCTGGGCCGTGTCGCCCACGTTGAATGCCTCGCCGTCGATTTTGTCCTTATCGGCTTCAAGCGCCATTTTTACCGACCGCGCCAGGTCGCTCACGTGGCAGTACGGTCGCCAGAAGTTTTCGCCGTAAATCAGCAGGGGTTTTCCTAATGCCGCGTCACGGGTGAACTCGTTCACGGTAAGGTCGAACCGCGGCCGTGGCGAGATGCCGTAAACGGTGGAAAAACGAAGTATAGTGCGCGTAATAGTGCTACTTTCGTGGCTAAGCAGATATTTTTCAAAGTTGACTTTGGTCTCGGAGTAGAGTGAAATCGGGTTGAGGTCGGCGCTTTCGTCCAGCAGGTCATCCGCGATGGCCATTTTGCCATAATTGCTGCACGTGGAAGCGAATACGAACCGTTCGATGCCGGCTTCCTCGCAAAGCTCGTAGAGGCGTACGGAGGCGTGCCAGTTGACCTGTAATGCCAGGTCGGGAAACTTTTTACAAGGAGGTTCGCCTACAATGGCGGCAAGGTGGCATAC includes:
- a CDS encoding LegC family aminotransferase, whose translation is METSSPIPLCEPNLNGREKEYMAEAVDSNWLSGGSFLKRFEQQLADYTGASHAIGVSNGTSALQVALTLAGVERGDLVLVPDLTFVATANAVKYLGADPVMIDIHPATWLIDTELLLDFLEKHTYRNTGGCFHNESHRRVKAVVPVHLLGNVCDMELINDIAARFSINVVEDAACSLGSFRHNRHSGTSGLLGTMSFNSNKIITTAGGGAILTNDEALAKRARHLITQAKSHATEYIHDALGYNFRLVNPLAAMGAAQMEQLPGFVRRKKEVAEYYCRVFDGLPVQFQQLTPGTDSNHWHSAMLVNESRALIVALATESIETRPLWTPIHQLPVFRQNLFITRENVSSEVSLRGMMLPCSTSITDTQLQRVGKTIKRYIS
- a CDS encoding NAD-dependent epimerase/dehydratase family protein, yielding MFNKNSKTVLVTGGAGYIGSELVRIMLQDDYRVVVLDNLSFGGESLLSFWGNPAFRFIKGDLLNDEDVKKALEGVHYVCHLAAIVGEPPCKKFPDLALQVNWHASVRLYELCEEAGIERFVFASTCSNYGKMAIADDLLDESADLNPISLYSETKVNFEKYLLSHESSTITRTILRFSTVYGISPRPRFDLTVNEFTRDAALGKPLLIYGENFWRPYCHVSDLARSVKMALEADKDKIDGEAFNVGDTAQNYTKKMLAAEIGREIPSLEVNYHPVVTDPRDYKVNCDKIKRVLGFEISKTVPNGIQEIASLFREQVISEPMNPRYGNV